Genomic DNA from Methanosarcina sp. MTP4:
TCTGGGCTCTGGATTCCAAGCTGTCTCAGAGGCGGCACTTCCCTGCTATTAACTGGCTAAACAGTTACAGTCTGTACAAGGAAGGTCTAACTGACTGGTTTGCCGATAATGTGGCTCCTGACTGGGTGGCTATGAGGGAGAAAATGATGGGCATGCTCCAGGTAGAGTCCGAACTGCAGGAAATCGTGCAGCTAGTCGGTTCAGACGCTCTGCCAGAAGACCAGCAGCTCCTGCTTGAAATCACCCGTCTTTTCAGGGAAGTTTTCCTGCAGCAGAATGCATTTCACCCGATAGACACCTACAGTCCGTTTAGCGAACAGTACAAGACCATGCAGGCTATCATGAAGTTCGGGGATGCTGCAAATGAGTCTCTGACCGCCGGTATTCCGATGTCGGAAATCCTCAAGTCGGAAGCCATGAACGAGCTTGCCAAGGTCAAGTACGAAGAGGACTTCGACGCTTCTCTGAACGCTGTCCTTGCCAAGATGGATAAGGAGTTTGCAGCCCTGGGAGGTAGGTGAGTATGGCAAAAGAGTACAAGACAATCACGGAAATCGCAGGCCCCCTTATCTTTGTCGAGAAAACAGAGCCGGTGGGTTATAAGGAAATCGTTAGCATCAATATGCCTGACGGGACCTCCCGTAGAGGGGAAGTTTTGGATACTTCCGCAGACATTGTGGTTGTGCAGGTCTACGAAGGTACGGGCGGTCTGAACAAGGATTGTGGTATTGTCTTCACAGGGGAAACCCTGAAACTTCCTGCATCCATTGACCTCCTCGGCAGGATCCTGTCCGGTGCCGGTGACCCTCTGGACGGTGGGCCCAGAATCGTGCCTGACAAGCTGATTGACATCAACGGGGCCGCAATGAACCCGTATGCAAGGCTGCCTCCTAAGGATTTCATCCAGACCGGGATTTCCACAATTGATGGGACCAACACCCTGGTTCGTGGGCAGAAACTGCCTATCTTCTCTGCATCAGGTCTTCCGCACAACGAAATTGCCCTGCAGATCGCAAGGCAGGCTGCTGTGCCTGGCTCTGAAGGAGAGTTCGCTGTGGTCTTCGGAGCAATGGGTATCACCAACGAAGAAGCCCAGTACTTTATGGAGGACTTCGAAAAGACCGGGGCTCTGGAAAGAGCTGTCGTGTTCATGAACCTTGCAGATGACCCTGCTGTGGAACGTCTGGTTACCCCGCGTATGGCCTTGACTGCAGCCGAGTACCTGGCATACGAGCACGACATGCACGTTCTCGTTATCCTGACCGACATCACCAACTACGCTGAAGCTCTCCGTCAGATGGGAGCCGCCCGTAATGAAGTGCCTGGTCGTCGTGGGTACCCCGGTTACATGTACACTGACCTTGCAACCCTGTATGAAAGAGCAGGTATTGTCAAGGGTGCCAAGGGTTCCGTTACCCAGATTCCAATCCTTTCAATGCCCGGTGACGATGTCACCCACCCGATTCCTGACCTGTCCGGGTACATTACCGAAGGCCAGATCGTGGTTGCCAGGGAACTGCACAGGAAGGGTATCTACCCGCCAATCAACGTGCTGCCTTCCCTTTCCAGGCTGATGAACTCCGGTATCGGAGGCGATAAGACCAGGGAAGACCACAAGGCAGTTTCTGACCAGATGTATGCAGGATACGCTGAAGGGCGTGACCTGAGAGGTCTGGTGGCTATCGTCGGTAAGGAAGCACTGTCCGAAAGGGACTTGAAGTTCCTTGAGTTTGCTGACCTCTTTGAAGAGAACTTTGTCACTCAGGGCAGAAACGAAAACAGGACCATTGCGGACACCCTGGATATTGGCTGGAAGATCCTCGCACACCTGCCAGAAAACCAGTTGAACAGGATTGACAACAAATACATCACTAAGTACCACCCGGCACACAAAAAGGCAGAGTGATTGCCATGGTATTGCAGGACGTAAAACCAACTCGTTCAGAACTGATCAATCTCAAAAAGCGGATTAAGCTCTCGGAAAGTGGGCACAAGCTTCTTAAAATGAAGAGAGATGGTCTTATCCTTGAGTTTTTCAAGATCCTGAATGAAGCCAGGAACGTTAGAACCGAGCTGGATGCTGCCTATGAACTCTCTGTGGATAAAATCAACCTCGCCTGCGCCGTGAACGGAGTTGTTGCTGTCAAGTCAACTGCCTTTTCAACGAAGGAAAATCCTGAAATTGAACTTTCGGGGCACAACATCATGGGTGTCTTTGTACCCAAAATCAGCTCTACAGGGGTCCGAAAACCCCTCTATGAGAGAGGGTACGGGATAATCGGGACCAATGCCTACATCGACGAAACCGCCGATGCCTTTGAGGATCTGGTCGAAAAAATTATCACCGCTGCGGAACTCGAAACAACTATGAAGCGGCTTCTTAATGAGATTGAGAAGACCAAGAGGCGTGTAAACGCTCTCGAATTCAAGGTCATTCCCGAACTCATTGATACTATGAAGTTCATTCGCTTCGCCCTTGAAGAAGTAGAAAGGGAGAGCACCTTCAGGTTGAAGAGGGTCAAGGCGAAAATGAAGTAAGTTTGATCTAAACATGGCAGCTCATAGGGATCAACCGAATCTGGTTGAAAAAGCAGTCATTAAATTGGGTGAACCCCAAAACCAGGTCCGTCTGCTACAAATGGCATGGCGGATCTCCCTTATTATGCTGGTTTTTGGGTTCATCATCATCTTAAAAACGATTATACCAGAATTTATGTGACTGGAATCTCTGAGATGATTTACTCATCTCCGAGTCCTGGCACTAATTTGTTTTTGTTTTTTCATTGTTTTGTTATTGTTTTGTCGCTGTTTTTTATTGTTTTGTTTATTGTTTTGTTATTGTTTTGTTATTGTTTTGTTATTGTTTTGTTATTGTTTTGTCGCTGTTTTTTATTGTTTTGTTTATTGTTTTGTTATTGTTTTGTTATTGTTTTGTTATTGTTTTGTTATTGTTTTGTTATTGTTTTGTTATTGTTTTGTCATTGTTTTGTCGCTGTTTTTTATTGCTTTGTTTGTTTTGTCGCTGTTTTTTTATTGTTTTTTTTTCGTTTTGTATTTTTTAATGAGGATTTTCGAGATGTCCGAGTTTCGAATTTTCTTTTATTTCCTCACTTCCTGGTGTAAATCAGAAAGCTATTTTAACGACAAAACTCAATCCTAATTCCTCTATGCAAAACGAAGCCAGACTTCTCCATGTGACCGGAACGGTGCAGGGTGTGGGTTTTCGTCCCTTCGTGTACCGGCTTGCAAAAGCCCACGGGCTCTCCGGGTATATTAAAAATCTCGGAAACCATGTGGAGGTCCTTGTGGAAGGAAGAAGGGAAAGCCTTGAAGCTTTTATGGCTGATCTTCCCCGGAAGAAGCCTCCTCTTGCACATATCCTGGATGTCGGAGTAAATGACGTGCCTTTTTCCGCGTATCCCGAATTTTCAATTTTCCAAAGTGAAGCCGGAGCCTCCAGGAATTCCATAATTCCTCCGGACACAACTATTTGCGAGGACTGCCGGGCTGAGATTTTTGATCCCGGGTCCAGATATTATCATTATCCTTTCACGGTCTGTACGAACTGCGGGCCCCGGTATACAACGGTCCGGAACCTTCCTTACGACCGTGAACAAACCACAATGGCGGATTTTCCTCTCTGCGGAGGGTGTGAACTTGAGTATAAGGACCCCATGAACCGCAGGTACCATGCGCAGCCGGTCTGCTGTCCCGAATGCGGGCCGGTACTCTGGCTTTCGGACCCTGAGGGAAACGTGCTTGCAAAAAACTACGAAGCCATAGAAAGAGCTTCGGAACTGTTCCGGCAGGGTTCCGTCCTTTCGGTTAAAGGTTTCGGAGGTTTTCACATTGCCTGTAGTGCCCGGGCCGAAGAGCCAGTCCGGGAACTTCGAAAACGCCTGGGGCGCCCTGAACAGCCCTTTGCGGTAATGGCAAAGGATACGGATGTCGTGGAATCGTTTGCCGACCTTGATGCGGCCTCCCGGGAAATTCTCAGCTCTTTTCGTCGTCCCATTACCGTACTTCCCAAATCGGAAAATTTCTCCCTGGCAGAATCGGTATCCTCCTACCTGCACAACATTGGGGTCATGCTCCCCTATACCGGGACCCAGCACCTGCTCTTTGATAGGGCTCCTGATGCGGTCTATGTAATGACTTCGGCAAACCTGCCCGGAAGGCCCATGCTTGTTGAGAATGGGGAAGTGCTTGAAAGGCTCGAAGGGATTGCGGACTTCCACCTTCTCCATAACAGGGTTATTGCGAACAGGAACGACGATACGGTAATAAGGGTCGTGAACGGAAAGAGAGCTTTTATCCGCAGGTCCCGGGGCTTTGTGCCGGAACCAATCGAACTTCCCTTTGAAATAGGAGCTTCCATCGGGGTCGGAGCCGAACTTAACACTACTGTTACGGCTGCAAAAGGAAACCGTGCTTACCTTTCCCAGTACATAGGGAATACCAGCCACGTTGAGACTTTCAAATATCATTCCGAGGTGGTCCGGCACCTGGTCCGGCTAACGGGAATTGAACCCGAAACCTGGGCCTGTGACCTCCACCCCTCTTTTTCCACCACCCGCTTTGCAAAGCAGGAAGGCGGGGAAAATATGCTCCGGGTGCAGCACCATCACGCTCATATCCTGGCTTTGATGGCTGACAATTTCCTGCCCCCCGGGTCAAAGGTCCTCGGGATCGCTCTTGACGGGGTAGGGTACGGAGCCGACGGGACTGTCTGGGGTGGGGAGCTTTTCGAGTCTTCCTATTCCGGGTATGAGCGTCTGGGCCATCTGCTCCCCCAACCAATGCCCGGGGGCGATCTTGCTGCCAGAAATCCCTCCCGCATGACCCTTGGCATCCTTTCGGAAGCCCTCTCGGAAAACGAACTTAAAAAACTCCCCCTTTCTTTTCCGCACGGGGAGGTGGAACTTACTGCCATTCTGCAGCAGCTCGAAAGAGGGGTAAACGTCGTTCAGAGCAGCAGTACGGGCAGGGTGCTTGATGCAGCGGCAGCCCTCCTGGGGATC
This window encodes:
- a CDS encoding ATP synthase subunit B: MAKEYKTITEIAGPLIFVEKTEPVGYKEIVSINMPDGTSRRGEVLDTSADIVVVQVYEGTGGLNKDCGIVFTGETLKLPASIDLLGRILSGAGDPLDGGPRIVPDKLIDINGAAMNPYARLPPKDFIQTGISTIDGTNTLVRGQKLPIFSASGLPHNEIALQIARQAAVPGSEGEFAVVFGAMGITNEEAQYFMEDFEKTGALERAVVFMNLADDPAVERLVTPRMALTAAEYLAYEHDMHVLVILTDITNYAEALRQMGAARNEVPGRRGYPGYMYTDLATLYERAGIVKGAKGSVTQIPILSMPGDDVTHPIPDLSGYITEGQIVVARELHRKGIYPPINVLPSLSRLMNSGIGGDKTREDHKAVSDQMYAGYAEGRDLRGLVAIVGKEALSERDLKFLEFADLFEENFVTQGRNENRTIADTLDIGWKILAHLPENQLNRIDNKYITKYHPAHKKAE
- a CDS encoding V-type ATP synthase subunit D — encoded protein: MVLQDVKPTRSELINLKKRIKLSESGHKLLKMKRDGLILEFFKILNEARNVRTELDAAYELSVDKINLACAVNGVVAVKSTAFSTKENPEIELSGHNIMGVFVPKISSTGVRKPLYERGYGIIGTNAYIDETADAFEDLVEKIITAAELETTMKRLLNEIEKTKRRVNALEFKVIPELIDTMKFIRFALEEVERESTFRLKRVKAKMK
- the hypF gene encoding carbamoyltransferase HypF, producing the protein MQNEARLLHVTGTVQGVGFRPFVYRLAKAHGLSGYIKNLGNHVEVLVEGRRESLEAFMADLPRKKPPLAHILDVGVNDVPFSAYPEFSIFQSEAGASRNSIIPPDTTICEDCRAEIFDPGSRYYHYPFTVCTNCGPRYTTVRNLPYDREQTTMADFPLCGGCELEYKDPMNRRYHAQPVCCPECGPVLWLSDPEGNVLAKNYEAIERASELFRQGSVLSVKGFGGFHIACSARAEEPVRELRKRLGRPEQPFAVMAKDTDVVESFADLDAASREILSSFRRPITVLPKSENFSLAESVSSYLHNIGVMLPYTGTQHLLFDRAPDAVYVMTSANLPGRPMLVENGEVLERLEGIADFHLLHNRVIANRNDDTVIRVVNGKRAFIRRSRGFVPEPIELPFEIGASIGVGAELNTTVTAAKGNRAYLSQYIGNTSHVETFKYHSEVVRHLVRLTGIEPETWACDLHPSFSTTRFAKQEGGENMLRVQHHHAHILALMADNFLPPGSKVLGIALDGVGYGADGTVWGGELFESSYSGYERLGHLLPQPMPGGDLAARNPSRMTLGILSEALSENELKKLPLSFPHGEVELTAILQQLERGVNVVQSSSTGRVLDAAAALLGICSERTYEGEPAMKLEAAARRSACRVELPISFKKYGDPGVPVLDTTELLLGAYELSGTYSPEDLAFGVEESLARSVSELAVSLARKRGLDMVGLSGGVAYNEHITGRIAETVKGAGLDFLSHRRVPSGDGCISFGQAVAAGFRGKPAD